Genomic segment of Glandiceps talaboti chromosome 17, keGlaTala1.1, whole genome shotgun sequence:
gaaaatgtCATCGTGCAGTTGGAAGAAAGTGaccatttccatgacaacactgACCTGACTCAGTCATGGCTGAGAACTTTTCTTAACTTCATGGAAGACAATGATTTGACGTACGCAGATGAACAGTCTTTCATCTCCAACCTTAGAGACGCTTTCCTTCCCTTGGCTGACCCTTACAGAATTGATATCAAATTCAACGACGATAATACAAGCATCGAATCTTCACGGTTTTACGTCTTTTCTAAGGACACCGACACCACAAATAGAGAACGACAAATGATGGTGGAGACCCGACGTATTGTTGAAAATTCTAACTTTACGATGTTTGCCTTCCACCCCGCGTTTATATTCTATGAACAATATCTGGCCATCTTACCAActacattacaaaatattggtaTCGCTGCAGCTGCTATGTTTGTCATGTCACTGATACTCATTCCCCATCCAGTCTGCTCGTTGTATATCACATTTGCTATAGTAACAATTTCGACAGGTGTTGTCGGTTTTATGACATTATGGGATGTCCGATTAGACTCGGTTTCTATGATAAACATCATTATTTGTATTGGATTCAGTGTAGATTACTCGGCACACATCACCTACGCTTTCGTCATCGCACCATATAAATCACGCAATCAACGAGCCATCGACGCCTTGTATTCACTCGGTTGGCCGATATTAGAGGGAGCTTTGTCAACAATCCTAGGCCTCGTTATATTATCTGCTTCTGGATCGTACACATTTCGGACATTTTTCAAAACCATGTTTCTCGTAATCTTCTTCGGCGCTGTTCATGGCCTGTTGTTTTTACCAGTAATTTTGACTATACTAGGTCCCTGCAATGCAGTGATAGCGCCTAATAAAGCAAGTAATACCACCATTCCAGTGGTTGCTCGTCAATCTCACAATCGACCAATGAGTGCTATCTCCATCATATCAGTAACAAGTCTACACTCTGACAGATCGAGTTCAGTCATAGGCCTAGACAATCCTGGTATGGTGAATGGATATGTTGACAATCCATCCCTACATCCAATCACAGCTGACGATAGAGGGAGAAAACAACCAATCACAACTCCGAACATGAATACGTGGTTGAATGAAGTCTGTACCCAATATTGGAAAAATGGGCGCCGTGTTGAACAAACACCCAATCCAAATGTAAACGGAATACCTGGTGTACGAAATTCTAGACCAGAGTTGATTAAGTCTGAATCCAGTTTACAATTTCATCGACCTACATCAGCAACAATAGAACCACCTAACTCAGTGTCAAATGTTACTCAGCCTAGGCGCCAAATCTGCTGGGGATCAAATGAAGATGTTGGCATAGAATCTAGCAGAAATGATCGAATATAAGCGCAGTTGAACACTCAACATTCAAAGACATTACTAGTATATCACACTGCAAGTCGTCTTGGAAAGGCATTATTCGGCAATTTTGGCATAAACACCTTGAGACAGAGCTGTGACCATCACTTGATCATGTTAACTCTGATAGCATTCAATATGATTTATAACCATCATGATGACTTTTTATGcagaatttacaaaattttggtCTTTAAGATTccaaaaaatagtttgttcaactGACTAAAGCTGTTTGATTCAAACTGGACCACTCTACGAAATGCCACCGTGTTCGTGCTGTATGCTAGCGTTGCCAGTCATATTCTACATGTTGGGGTATCATTTGATTGGATTTTTTTGTACCCGTCAGAGTTTTGAACGTTAAACCTTTATTCTccaaattatatgtacatttcatatttccattttcatattCCATAGTTTTGTTCATAGTTGTACAGGAGGCTGCATAGTTTATATTCCATGTTTGGTAAATTGACCCTGTAAGTGATGGTATAGTTAGAGGGTTGTCTTAGAAAAAGCAATATCTATTTCTTCAGTACTGTAATAGCTTTCATCTTTTGATCTCAtacatttctcattatttttccGATTTTCACGAGTAGGAATTGACTAAATCAAAggaatttatggtacatatatttcatatggATTAATAAATATAAGACTCACTTTTTTGATGACATCTGTGCCTAATTTTGCATAAATAGCATTATCAAATCATATTTTCAATGTCACTATTTTATCGAAATCTACCTCTACAAAATGCATTATGTCTAGGAATGGTTAGTGTTTCAGAAATATGTGTGCATATTAATTATACTGATTTGCAtactatttaatatttattgcaTTAACCTTCAATGAAGGTCTTGATAGAATGAAAAACTACTTTGCCAAATATTGATTGCACGAGTTAAATATCCTTGTACATATTGACATAATTAGGATTCAAATAATGCAGTTTTTAACCATACTTAACttggacttgtccttttattcGAACTCAAGTTATGTCATACTCAAGTCCATCTGTGTCAAAAAAATTGTCTAACCTACCATATCAGTGTAGTTGGACTGATATTGATTTGTACTACAAACTTAAGATTATAATTAACaaattttctaaatataatagaTGGCTTATATTAATTAAACCATTTGTTGTTTACTATATAATAATTCTTGTAAACAGGTTTACTACCGTAAAGGTGAATCGCTTTATGAATCACACAAAGATTTATCACACTATGCTATATTAATATGTAGAATTTCAATCATATATAGTGTAGAAAATTGAAGTCCAGTTTAGAGAAATCCCATCTCagtacatgaaaaaaaaatcaaaaataagtaaaacTATGGCTAAATTACAATATGGTATACTATCATTATATTCAAATTGACAACTATAAGATTTCATGCATAATAGTTTGTTTAAGTAGCATATTTTTGTAACTCTTTTTGTAATTGTTGATATACTTTGCCTATCAGAATTCAAATTTGCTACCCACTAAAATTTACTGCGCGAATATGAGTGCATGATGGAAGGTTCTGACTTTATTCATTCCCCATATAGTTCACGTGTAGTTCAGGATTTTGATCTGTGACGAATACGAGGCTTTTCTCCTTATTTATATCTCGGCGTTATACGCAGATGTATTCCGTTAATCGATCTCAATACCAAATTGTTAGTTCTTTCCGGTAGCTTATCCATCACAGGGAATAATTCAAACCTGTGGAGGACCATTGCTATGGcaactttcatttcattcatgGCAAAGTTTTGACCGATGCAGTTTCTGAAATTAAATAAACAGGAATCAATTATCAATCCGGTGTAAcagttaataaataaatgttgtcTAACATGTTGAATTAatcacgatcaatgcaccatttttttttctaaatcacaGGTAATTCCTTATTTTTCCTGAGTAAATGGCCAGTGTGTGTTCAAGTCTATGTATACTCATCATCAGTGTGTGACATTCTGTCAACAAGATGGCTACCTTACCATAACCAACATCATCTTATAATCATCATActaaaaattacataatttattcattaatcTATACATTCATATACGAATTCATTTTCTCATccaagtggccatatggatgagaatttggtatttattttggatttttatttgataaaacaaattcactATAATGTGTTTATACTTGATAAAATAAtgcgaaataacatatactaagtctatgtccataactcaataaactgcaaaacattaaacaatgtataaaatgtttgttattgtatgtacaataacaaactttttacactttttccatctttttgcaatgtagtgagttatgaacatggacttggtatatgctctttcgcattattttttcaagtataaacacatagtgaagctgttttatcaaataaaaatccaaaataaataccaaattctcatccatatggccagttTAATTTGTGAATTCATCACCCATCTACCAAGAGATTGTGTCCATGGAAAAAAGAAAAGTGAGTAAAATCAATTGAAGTGATGACGAATACAGAAAGAAATTGGTGTGGGAGTCTTTAATATGGGTCTGTATTGGAGGATAATTGTGAGTGTGTCTAGTGTTTTCCTCTCCTTTCCTTTTCAATTCTCtaccaaataaaatatataaatagctACAGTACCTTGGTCCAGCTGAGAAGGGTACATATGCATATGGTGATCTGTCTTTTGTGTTTTCTGGAAGGAATCTCAGCGGGTCAAATGTCTCTGGTTCAGGCCATACATGTGCATTATGGTGCAGAGACATAATTGATACGATGACTGTAGTCCCTGTAGTAAATTAAACATTGCATTGGATAGATTATTACACAGCatgtgttataattatattattacaatcaGAAcgtctactactactactactactactactactactattactactactactactactactactactactacgagtAGAGACACCTTTACAACTACCACCAAACCCTGCCAATATTAGTGTTGTTCCTATCCTGAGCTCCTCAAAAAATAACGACACTTCCTAACTAAATGTCTTCCATTACCTCTATTTATCGTGCAATTCCaacaatgacaaaaacaacagtATAAATATATCAACAATAAAACAGCAAGTAGGGTAAAAAGAAAAGAGAGACAAAAATCTCATTTATAACACATTCTACAACTTAATACGCAACCAATGCATGCAGATTATCAATTCCATCATAGACATTTCCCTAAATACATCTGCATGGATAATGCAGTGAGAATAGATATCTTGTAAATAACTCTACCACTCCCCCTCCTCTCCAACCAACCTTCCAATTATTTACCTGGTGGTATGACTCCAGCCTCTGGTAAAGTCAAAGGTGACATTAAACGGCGAGCTACAATTGGAACTGGAGGGCGAATTCTCAGACTTTCCTTAATACACAGTGTTGTATATGACAGTGATCCAAGATCATCCCTTTTAAGGAAAAGAAGGTAAATAATGTTATCTGTAATATGCCATGTTTTTATCTCAATTGAGAGGATCCTTCTAGAAACGAGGGACACATAGAAGAGAACACACATGAGATTTATATAGAGTATAATTTGAGAACTCTCAATTATAGGTCAACCTGTGACGTCATCGCCAATAGCGCCATCTATCAAGGTCAAAGTGGAAAAGATGGCCGAGCAATATTAAAAACATTCCAGTAACAGTGGCTACCACTTTGCTGATGAGTTTGATGTTTTAGTATCTCAAGGCCATTGACCAATCAAAATGATGCAAAATGCTACTAGAAGAGAGTGAAAGTTTTATACGCGTTTCACTTCAGCTACAGACTGGAGTTGTCtgcaatattttacttcatttgcTGGATGATATGCTATATATACTTGTATTCTAACCTTCTCACTCTAAATCATCATAAATGAGGTCATATTTGAAAGGATAAAATACATTTCTCAATAGCAAATGAAAATCACTTGAGCGAATCCAAAGTATCTGCTCTCAGTATTAACTTAATACGAACTTACCACTCAATCTGTTTATTATCTTTACCAGTTAGTATTCGATCAGCTTCTTGTCGGCATTTCTCTTGATGTTCTGGATTCATGGCTAGGTTGTACAGAATCCAGGATATACCACTGGCTGTAGTGTCATGACCTTCAAACATAAATGTATCTACTTCATCCTGAATTTCTTGGTCTGATAACCCTTGACCCCCTTCATCCTGTAAACAATAGATTGTGAAGCCTTAAAACGAGTTGCAGTAATGGCTAAGAAAGAGAATGGGACATGTTAAACGTACTAAATGGACTTTCCAAAAAATGGAGacatttattgacattttactCGCCAGCTCCTTCTCTTCCTCCTCCACATTACCACCATCTAGAGTTTATCATCTTGTTCATGGACATAGACATCATCGATGCAGAAATCAGGATCGAATATGTCTAGATGATGCAATATATCTAAACTATTGCGTATTCTTCATTGAAAACAATATAACATCGTGATTAAAACAATCATATGTTCCAAATTCCGTcatcacaatcatcatcatcatcatcaacaacaacaacaacaacaacaaccacataGTACATCAatttcatcatcaccaccaccactaccaccccTATCATCACGATCATCATCATTTACCATCATCACTTGCTTAAAGATATCGACATAAATGCTTGAAAAATAAACGACATATAATTCAAAATGTTAATTGTGTTCTACCTTTGCACTCAGTAGAATATCCAAAAAGTCAATGTATTTTCGGAAACTTTTTGTCTTGTTTACTTCTTCTTTTCTCAGTGTAACTTTTCTTTCTTGTATCACACGTTTAGAGTAGTCGTGAACAGATTTCACAGCTTTACGAAATCTATATCCCATTCGTGACATGtgaaaaatgacgtcattgtggTAGGGTACAAATCTAGCTCTCTCTATGATCAAGTATGACAATGCATAAACTCCCCGGATGTATGGATTCTGGTTCCTGTTTTAGTAAAGACAATTTTAGAGATCGTTAGTGTCTGTTTGTTCTCACTATAGGAAGTTTACAGCAGGTCTGAGTGTTTTTATCAAACTGGTTGCAGACTGGTTCTTATCTATCGGTAAGCTAACTATAGATATGTTCTCACTCCTATAAAATTCAGTAGCTAATAcaaactgtcgacagtcgttcgtgcattatttgctacgtttcatctaaaacaaagtcgtcgcctcgctccgtagcactgaatactaatgcgtactgatagggaGCGAGGCGACGGCTTTAGTTTTAGACAAAACCTAGCAAAGCAgacacgaacgactgtcgacagtctatagCTAATACAGAACTGTCATTATGACACTAGCTTACTTTCTAACTGATCACCAAATGATGAAAACGACACGCATTCCACAATGATTTGCGGTAAAGACTAGTACGAGTTATACTGGTAGTGTACTGCAATTTTGTTAGTAGTATTAAAAGAATGGTACTATATACTTTTAttgagatacattgtagttttgtTCATATTACTTTAGATCAAATTTGTCAATATATTATAGAATTACGTGTGTGCCAGTACATTTGCAATTCCATGGGTGCGAGTGCATACTAGTAGCATTTGCACTGAaattagtatatgtatatgcaaatgagcgcgTCCATTCGTACACGAAATCACTCGAATGCATGGCCATGTATAACTTATACAGAATCTGTTGGTACCAGTGCAGCTGCAGTGTGGAATAATACCCCCGAGGTATTGGCTCTCGTGATTGCGGTGTAGTCTACATTTTAGTCGTTATGTTCGTGAACGTACAtccgcagagaacactgcataCACACGTGCAAATACCACACTTTATACACTCAGGTATCTGTTATATTATAATACTTACTTGTCAACTTGACAGTTGCTTTCTTGACTAAAGATACACTTCAAGAGACTGTCCAATGTCATCAAACTAACGTGTTCAAACATTTCTACCTCACAACTACTTTCTCCATTCTTCTGACACAGTGTATCCCATTTACTCTAAAATGAAATGGATGACAAACTGTGTATCAGGATGTTTACACTTGTATGACAGTCCAGGTTAATAGCGTCAAAGATAGTAAGAGtatttaatagaagaaaaacGGTTTATGGCTTTGGTGACGGTGGTGGTCATGATGATAAtgtgatgatagtggtggtggtggtgatggtagttgTTGAAGTCTACCCGttgtggtgctggtggtggtggtggtgttgttgttgttgttgttgttgttgttgttgttgttgttgttgatgttgatgttgatgttgatattggTGGGGCTGGTGCTGGTGAAAAATATGGAGGTGAGTTAGAGAATATTGTCTGGTCATGACGTCAGACTTATCAGACACGTAAGAGACCACATTGTACAATTTTAAGGTTTCGtgtacatttataattttaaaaagcAGTTACCATGCAAATAACAAAAGTTCGAGTAGTGAGTAGAAAATCCATTATTTCCCCTTACCAACATAGTTTGAATACACTCATTGTATACATTAACATATGGTCGTAGTATATCAAAGTGAAAACCAGGCGTTAGGAGACGTCTATTGCGAAACCATTTCTGTCCAGAACTAATTAGTAAGCCATCACCAAGCCAGGGTTTGATCATCCCGTAGAAGAACTCGTCTTTTGGTTCTACAGAAAAAAAAGGTAATAAAAAGATATTGAGTTTACAGAATAAAGATTTTCATTCATTTCCAGGAACTCTACTTACAAGGACTTTGACTAGCTCATCTTCTAGGATATACCTTACTCTAGccattttaatttaattaaaacaaattactgaGACATATCTATAAGTTTAGTGGCTACAATTCTTACAAAGCTATATTATGAATTTTGACAGTACATTCTTAGCCAAAGCACCTACATAATTACcaacatacatacctacataatacctacctacctaccgatctgcctacatacatacatacatacatacatacatacatacacacacacacatacatacatacatacatacacacacacacatacatacatacatacatacatacatacatacatacatacatacatacatacatacatacatacatattacatacatattgcatacatacatacatacatacatacatacatacatacatacatacatacatattacatacatattaaatacatacatatatatacagacagacagacagacagacagacagacagacagacagacagacagacagacattgtgaGATACTGCTCCAAAGACAATGTTGTCATTACCTGTTGTTGTTAATACTGCTTTTACGGTTGATGGATGATTGACAACGACACGTGACAGGAAGGGCCCAAGCCACAATAAACTCGCAGGACTTAATTCAGCTGATCGTTTGACTACTCGAGAAATGCTTTCTTCATTGTTCTTAAACTGAATATTGTATGATTtaaagaaaacagaaaagagTTAGTTATATTATAGAATTGTTCAAACATGATACGAATCCATGTTATTCCCCGGTAAGAAAGAAGGCTGTATAGTACGCCTACGACGAGTGCTACCAGAACACTTCTAACTAGATGAATAAGAAGAATTAAGCTAAAATTCAAATATAGtaatcaaaatgtaaatttgtatttacGCCGCGAAAATGGTGACTTCCGGGCAGttcatttgattttgattttcgcgtcatatatgcaaatttgacaggctgggtatataaattataaaacgAGATGACTTCTTTGGTCTTCTTAACCTTCAGTTACATTACAGTTACAGGGGCTTGCTGTTTGAGACACGTGTACTGTAACTCATCCATGCTCGACTTGTGACGTCATATCATTTTGAATCCATAGTAGAacctcagacaactaaattagtggtctgaggtagtaccCATTAGTACATTGcatattaccatggaaactgatTTAATATTAGCAaattgagatagacacaaactaaatatattgttattacaTGACAAGTGGATGAGAGCAATGCATTGGTTATGTAGCTGTCAtcattgttagtctagagttgaagtATGTcaagctctgtgtcaaaaatgtaatgtcccatgagtgaagcACCAAGCCAGCATCATTTTAGGTGTAAAGAAACATGTTGTAACAATATAGCTTAGTTTGTGTCTCTTAGATTCCCGATAGTTGATCAGCCATTGAAGTTCAATGTAAAATTTCCCACGTGTATGTTGGATCACACTACATGTGTATCGGACAAAGAATTTCTAAAAGTTAGGGACATCATAATCACATTCATCGTGTTCAATGTGCCACCAGAGGGCTGAAATAAGTATGGTCAGTAGTGGTCTTTGATCGAAATTAATCGTACGTGCATTTTTCAAGTGAGCTGCACATACCTTTTAGAACTTTATGCGTTACGTCTCTGgcatccccccccccattttttaAATGTGACACCGACCACCGCTTGTATGAATGTAATATGTGTATGAGAGTGTACATATGTCCATAAGAAGTCATGTCAATaatatgtcatcattttatatatggcgtaaacctttacatgtaatgtatccCGGTTGtatctagtcctgcttgcaaaccAAATACGCCGGGGACTCGACTCGAATACCACGACATTGTCTCCGTATGAATtgtgacaatgtcagaatcaagtTCCGACCTTGGGTCCCGAATTTGATACGACGTCTACAAGCAcgataaatataaatgtatgcacTGTGTTAAACcaatgttggtggagggtctatggttaaacatgTCACATATTATGCCATTAATTTACATTGGTTTCTAATTTAAATGTCAATGCATACTTGATTTGGAACGGATAGAAGAGGACATGTTCAATGGTGTGAAAACAAATCTCCAAATTAGATATACGAGACCAAGTGACACATGCATTGACAGTCTACTCACCATATGAAGATGACCATACAACCAATGTCTATCAGGACTTGGTATGGCTGCAAAGTCTCTCTCTCCTTGCCACCGCAATTGAAACAGTTGGTATATCAAGTATAATAGTCGTAGAAGTAATGTGATCAGTAGGGCTAGGAATATGAATTGATAGCTAAACACACTGCTCAATTTTACCGGGAAGGCCTGGAATACGGAAGTGAGAAACGTCGTCATGTTGTTAATTTAACTGTCCACCTTTTCTGACAGAGGGACGTCGTACTGCTAGCTCGTCTTTATAAAGCTACATAGTATTTCCCTATTTATGAGCGACTGTTGTACAGCGCAAAGGTCATCGAACTCTTGGTAAGTTTAAAGTTCACCAAGTGCTGGTTCGTCATGTGACAATGACTACAGTTATTATATCACGTTGTGACCTCAGTTGAACCCTAGGATCCAACTAATCGGATTTTATTTCTTCACCATGTGCATTTTTCTCTTCGTTATCAAGCTTTGGGCGACAAATTGCCGGCCTTGGCGTATTGCATTGTCATGGGGTTAGAAAGaaaggaagccttcagtaattacaagggggagggcggCGGAATTCAGGCCCGGGCTGATGTGTAAAATGACTCTCCCTCAATTCCCTTTCTCAAAAgcaagaaccccccccccccctgttaaAATATGTTTAACATGGGTTAAAATGCTGTAAGAAATGGAAATGGACATGTATCTCGTGAGTATTTTACTCTACCACCACCAGAGTGAATTTGTGGGAAGCCATTGCAATATATACTTGTGTttattggctgagctgaaggccataATTTCCAAATACAAGATGAGCACACCCCTGACATTTCTACAACACTGTTCATCCCTAATATCTTACTTGTTCCCTTttacccactcctctcctcaaaCCACAACTGACAGTTCACTCACCGTgaatggttgtcagcagcgatttgattgATATGGTCTGCTAGTAcggtacctaaccctaaccccaaccctacCACTAACACTAACCAATGTGGCAGCAATGGGATGTAGAACTGGTGGCGTCGTTGGGATGCTGAAACCACGAAATAATGCAAAAATGGACAACACAataagtcaaagtaaaatgtgacacaCTCCccatcccattttctaaaatatggctctcccgagaaccgatttgtaaaacgCAACCTACCTCCCCGGccctttgtaattactgaaggctccctaaagcCGAAAATCATGTACCAACAATCTCGATCGGAATCTCCTGAGTAGAGAATATACCAAATCCACAATTTCCATCTTTCTTTTTTATCGGTTTTAATAATTTTTGCAGCAGAttctaaatttaaaaataactaCCGTCGATGcattctttatattttcattataatcgAATACACAGTTCCCGGTATATATCATCATGCGGCTCCGTATATCATCATTgacatatatttttaatatgtcTTTACAGACAGGACAGTTTCCTGTAGAATGGAAACGAGCTAGGGTTGTGCCATTATTTAAAGAAGGGGACAGAACTGACGTTGGTAATTACCGACCAATATCTATCCTCCGTGTAGTTTCTAAGATATTGGAAAGAGCTGTCCATGATCAACTGTACAGCTATCTATATGAGAATGACATTGTGAATAGATGTCAGTCTTTTTGTCCTAGTTTGTcccttttttgtttatttttctgtgtacgtaatattgcaacaggttccattgggagaagtGTTGAAGCATTGGAATGGTGTAtcactgtatgtatatgaaagattaataaataaataaaagttacaCGCATGAGAATTTTTGCAGACCGTTTCATGTTAATGTTCGAATTCACTGGCCCTCTTTGATAACCACACAAAAACCAGTAATAACTTGCACAGTCTACACTTTAAAATAGCAGGATTGGATGGCTACAGATTTTTGCAAcatttttgtctaaatgaaatgaactaacgtgCCACCATGCACACATCAAAACATACATCAGAGATGTTATCCTCAAAATGGAATTTATTGCAAGTTTTCTATACCTCTGCCCccaaaaaacacatttcacaccTAGATTGAATCTACTTCGATGTGGGCCTCAAAATAATACCTTGAGACAATTACAGTAAGATAAAATACGTATTTGTGATGTCACATACAACTATTGGCTgctattttcaaaataaaaagtagaaaatgataaatgcacaagttactgaaaatgtaatgtTGGGTTGTTTAGCTTAGGAATGTGTAACTTTCAATACGACTTCTCTCCTTTTTTGGATTTAAAATAAAGCATAGCAGTGGTAATATTTCGTATATTACGTTCTTCAGAAACGACCAAAGCAAGAAAGGGAATTTTATGGTAGAGTTTCGGTGCCGAAATATATTGTTTGGGCAATTATAGTTTCAACTCATTGGTCTTCACATAAAAGCAGAACAGATTAAATGAAACACAATTCCCGGTACCTGCAGTAGAATTTTTccacatatatgtgtgtgtcataAAAATAGCGGCGAgtcgatttcttggtcgacgCCATAATTTCCGCTCTATGCGCTACACATATAGGCGCACGAAAAGTAAGTCCGCCGTCATGGTctatttgaccctctagcatgaggtgaaaAGCTATTCTAGGTAGCGAGAATTGGTGATTTCTTCTTTCAAGTATTCCTTATACTACATTGTTGGTGACAAAGATTCATGTATGTCCGAAAATCACAAAAAGATAGACTGTTTACCAAGTAGGGAATCTATTCATGACGTAATGTCTTCGTTGCCCAATCCATGcaatcattttatgaaaacgAATATATTTGTATCTATATTTGTACGTAAATGAAATAGAAATTAATTGAAGAATCCATCCAGTTATCAATTATTGTTCTTTTTATCGACTAACCTTTAAATAATCTAATAACTACTTTTCACACAAAACCAgaatattaacatatattagCAGCCACCtcttgatatatacatataaggAATTAAATTTATCACACAAATATACACTTGGTTATATACATGATTTCACAATATACTGTGATGATCATTCAAAAAGAAGAACAATTTGCTTTGATCTTATGTATGAGGATACACCTGGTTGTGTCGTTTTCCTGGATAcgatatgtgtacatataagtgtctcgctggagagaacggTGCTCAATgtaatattagtagcagagcattatagacttaattcggGGAATACGGGTGGGGTGAGccgttactcggagtttcacacTTCTTCTGCAATCAGCAGAGGAGTTTCACACTATGCAATCATCAGGCGACTGATTGCGATCATCAGGCGATCATCAGGCGACTGATGATCGGAGAagaagcgtgaaactccgagtaacgactCATAACATAC
This window contains:
- the LOC144447970 gene encoding cytochrome P450 4F4-like, with the protein product MFKNNEESISRVVKRSAELSPASLLWLGPFLSRVVVNHPSTVKAVLTTTEPKDEFFYGMIKPWLGDGLLISSGQKWFRNRRLLTPGFHFDILRPYVNVYNECIQTMLSKWDTLCQKNGESSCEVEMFEHVSLMTLDSLLKCIFSQESNCQVDKNQNPYIRGVYALSYLIIERARFVPYHNDVIFHMSRMGYRFRKAVKSVHDYSKRVIQERKVTLRKEEVNKTKSFRKYIDFLDILLSAKDEGGQGLSDQEIQDEVDTFMFEGHDTTASGISWILYNLAMNPEHQEKCRQEADRILTGKDNKQIEWDDLGSLSYTTLCIKESLRIRPPVPIVARRLMSPLTLPEAGVIPPGTTVIVSIMSLHHNAHVWPEPETFDPLRFLPENTKDRSPYAYVPFSAGPRNCIGQNFAMNEMKVAIAMVLHRFELFPVMDKLPERTNNLVLRSINGIHLRITPRYK